The following coding sequences lie in one Musa acuminata AAA Group cultivar baxijiao chromosome BXJ1-8, Cavendish_Baxijiao_AAA, whole genome shotgun sequence genomic window:
- the LOC135587670 gene encoding alpha-1,3-arabinosyltransferase XAT2-like — MAKALRNLNRAKPQSCGVGLLAVLILVSLSYVTMSRTNKMRISIATSQLPPLLKVNSTSMASDKSDGHDDSSQDGDKAGRIEKSSSVDHVEVPVTYSRGELGGMKPEKKPICDLSNRKSEVCEAGGDVRIIGKDTRMVYVAPPQFGDSGGGESWTIKPYARKWDAGSGARVREVTMKLVNGYGDDTRCSVNHTVPALVFAIGGWTGNFFHDFADVLVPLFQTAYPFGGEVQFLVANMKPEWVKKYQLYFRKLSRYEIIEYDNDDTVRCFKHVTLGLRCSSIEDFQMEPSKSPHGYSMVDFAKFTRSAFSLQRDHSWRSDEQHNKKPRLMIIRRARTRKFMNVEEIVQMAKEVGYDVVVAEADDDISTFSRVVNSCDVLMGVHGAALTNMVFLPTNAVVIQVVPWGNLDWIAGHYFRDPSKQMKVNYLEYSISEEETTLSELYPRDHAVFKDPMSLHHQGWDTFSRIFLQEQNVRLDVNRFRPFLERALDILSQQPRE; from the exons atggcgAAGGCGTTGAGGAACCTCAACCGCGCAAAGCCTCAAAGTTGTGGAGTAGGATTGCTTGCTGTATTGATCCTGGTCTCCCTGTCCTATGTTACGATGTCGAGGACGAACAAGATGCGCATATCAATTG CAACTTCACAGCTTCCACCATTGTTGAAGGTCAACTCCACCTCTATGGCATCTGATAAATCCGATGGACATGACGATTCTTCACAAG ACGGTGACAAAGCAGGAAGAATCGAGAAGAGTTCTTCTGTCGATCATGTCGAGGTCCCGGTAACATACAGTCGCGGTGAATTAG GTGGGATGAAGCCAGAGAAGAAGCCAATATGTGATCTTTCAAACAGAAAGTCCGAGGTGTGTGAGGCAGGCGGCGATGTCAGAATCATCGGCAAGGACACCAGGATGGTGTACGTGGCTCCTCCTCAGTTCGGCGACAGCGGAGGAGGCGAATCATGGACCATCAAACCTTATGCACGAAAGTGGGATGCAGGATCAGGAGCTCGTGTTCGCGAGGTGACCATGAAACTAGTCAATGGCTATGGAGACGATACGCGTTGCTCCGTGAACCACACCGTCCCCGCATTGGTGTTTGCCATCGGCGGATGGACCGGAAACTTCTTCCACGACTTCGCCGACGTGCTTGTCCCTCTCTTCCAGACTGCCTACCCTTTCGGCGGCGAGGTCCAGTTCCTCGTAGCCAACATGAAGCCAGAATGGGTCAAGAAATATCAGCTCTACTTCAGAAAGCTCTCCCGGTACGAGATCATCGAGTATGACAACGACGACACCGTCCGTTGCTTCAAGCATGTGACTCTCGGTCTTAGATGCAGCAGCATCGAGGACTTCCAAATGGAGCCCTCAAAATCTCCGCACGGCTACAGTATGGTTGACTTCGCCAAGTTCACCAGAAGCGCTTTCTCTCTCCAGAGAGACCACTCGTGGAGGAGCGACGAACAACACAACAAGAAGCCGAGGCTAATGATCATAAGGAGAGCCCGAACAAGAAAATTCATGAACGTAGAAGAGATTGTTCAGATGGCCAAAGAGGTGGGGTATGACGTTGTGGTGGCTGAGGCAGACGATGACATTTCCACGTTCTCGCGCGTCGTGAACTCGTGCGATGTGTTGATGGGCGTTCATGGAGCAGCGCTTACTAATATGGTGTTCCTCCCCACCAACGCCGTCGTGATACAAGTAGTTCCCTGGGGTAACCTCGACTGGATAGCTGGCCACTACTTCAGGGATCCTTCCAAGCAAATGAAGGTGAACTACTTGGAATACAGCATAAGCGAGGAGGAGACGACCCTCTCAGAGTTGTACCCGAGAGACCATGCCGTCTTCAAGGACCCCATGTCACTGCACCATCAAGGATGGGATACATTTTCCAGGATCTTCCTACAGGAACAGAACGTGAGGCTCGATGTGAACAGGTTTAGGCCTTTCCTGGAACGTGCCCTGGACATTCTAAGCCAACAGCCGAGAGAATGA